The Planctomycetia bacterium genome includes a window with the following:
- a CDS encoding DUF559 domain-containing protein, which translates to MPDEQIAQARDLRQDATFPERLLWGKLRNGRLAGIKFRRQFPLGATNKGTFYFNY; encoded by the coding sequence ATCCCGGACGAGCAAATCGCCCAAGCGCGCGACCTGCGACAAGACGCCACGTTCCCCGAGCGCCTGCTCTGGGGCAAATTGCGCAACGGCCGCTTGGCCGGAATCAAGTTTCGCCGCCAGTTCCCGCTCGGGGCAACAAATAAGGGGACATTCTACTTTAATTATTAA